Genomic DNA from Oryza sativa Japonica Group chromosome 5, ASM3414082v1:
TCCTGGCCAATAGCTCATATGAAAGCAACTGTACAAGAAGAAATGTTTGTAGATGCATCTGTCTCTAAGCTGAAGAGAGCAAAGTGGcttgtgatgaagaagaagttTGACTCAGCTAAGGGGCAATACCAAAAGTTGTTTAATTACCAACTTGAACTTCTCAGAAGCAACCCTGGCAGCACTGTGGTTGTGAATAGGGAGATTGGCATGGATCCACCAGTATTTAAGAGGATGTACATATGTTTGGATGCATGCAAGAAAGGTTTCACAGCTGGGTGTAGGAGAGTGGTGGGGCTGGATGGATGTTTTTTCAAGGGGGAAACCAATGGAGAGCTGTTGTGTGCTATAGGCCGAGATGCCAACAATCAGATGTATCCTCTAGCTTGGGCAGTTGTTGCAAAGTAAAACAATGAGGAATGGGACTGGTTCCTTGATTTGCTTTGTGGTGATATCAAAGTTGGCACAGGAGCTGGTTGGGTCTTCATTTCAGATCAACAAAAGGTGGGTATTAATTCCTTGATTTGCTTTGTACTGATTTATTTTCTGTTGTGTCAACTTTCACTACATCTGTCTGactaaattttgcaattctgtTTGGTATGCAGGGTATCCTTAATGCTGTGGAGAAATGGGCACATGAGGCTGAGCATAGGAACTATGCTAGGCACATTTATACCAATTGGAAAAGGCATTTCCATGAGAAGCAGTTCCAAAAGAAGTTCTGGAGGTGTGCAAAAGCTCCATGCATAATACTATTTAATCTTGCTAGGGTTAAACTTGCACAGGTCACTCAAGCTGGAGCTCAAGCTATACTGAACACACATCCTGAGCATTGGAGTAGAGCTTGGTTCAGGTTAGGTTCTAACTGTGACTCAGTTGACAATAACTTATGTGAATCTTTCAATAGATGGATATTAGAATCTAGATTTCATCCAATTATCACAATGCTTGAGACAATTTGGAGAAAGGTCATGGTTAGGATCAATGATCAAAAAGCAGCTGGTGCTAAGTGGACTACTGTTGTATGCCCAGGAATTCTCAAAAAACTTAATGTTTACATCACTGAATCAGCTTTTTGCCATGCTATTTGCAATGGAGGTGATAGTTTTGAGGTTAAGCACCATGACCATAGGTTTACAGTACACTTGGACAAGAAGGAGTGCTCTTGTAGGTATTGGCAGCTCTTAGGATTACCATGCCCTCATGCTATATCATGCATATTCTATAGAACAAATAAGCTAGATGACTATATTGCACCTTGTTACTATGTGGATGCATTTAGAAGCACATATGTGCATTGCCTTCAGCCATTGGAAGGAATGAGTGCTTGGCCACAGGATGATAGGGAACCACTAAATGCACCTGGATACATTAAGATGCCAGGAAGGCCAAAAACtgaaaggaggagggagaagcaTGAGCCACCCAAGCCAACCAAGATGCCCAAGTATGGTACTGTAATTAGATGCACTAGGTGCAAGCAAGTTGGGCACAACAAAAGCAGTTGTTCAAAGCATCAGTCTAGTGGTTCTGGCACAGTGGGTTCTCAACAGCAAAATCCTTCACCAAGCCAGCAGATGGTGTTATCAAACACACTAGGCAGTTCTGCTCACAGCAAGAAGAGGAAATTTGTCAGCCTGACTACCACAGACACTACAAGCCAATCCAGGACCAAACACTACAAGAGCAAGGTAAATGCAAaaaattatccattccaaagtTATCCTTTAACCGAAGCAAAGTTTAACATTTAGCACATATATGTCATTGCAGGCACCAATGGAGAGCCAGGAGATGGTCAGGGTTGTTGCAAGTGCCAAAGTTTGCACAGAACATGGTGGATCTGCTCAAGTTGATCTGCAAGCAATAGTTCCCCATTCCAAAAGCTCCACAACTGCATCTGTGAGGCTGACATCTGGTAAGGCAATTGTGTCTGTCTCAACTGAAGAGCCTACAAAAAATCTGCCAAAGAAGAAAGCTGGAGGAGCTCTCATTCTTCTTCCATGGGAAACCAAGAAGCTCTGAATGTGCCCATTTCTGTGTGTCATGTTATGTTGAAACATGCTCTCTGATGTAATGGCAGACTTTTAAGCCAACTATTTATGTGTGTGATGTAATGGCAGACTGCATTTAGCCAACTATATCTGTGTGTGATGTAATGGCAGATACTAGACAGCCAACTATTTCTGTGATGCCATACTATTTGGCTTGCTTATCTGTGATGTAAGACTTAAGTTGTGATGCCATACTGATTTGGCTATCTATGTTACTTAATTGAGACTTAATGGTGTGCAACTTCATTTGCTATTCTCTTAATGGTGCAAATCCAATTATTTCAGGACCATTTGCTCCCTGACTGGATGTTTCCTGCAGAAATTTACATGTTGGCTTACATATGTTGCTACAATAGATGCACTAGCTCCCTTCTGTTGAATTCAACCAACAATATTGCACTTAACATCCATGTAATCTTTGCACAGCTTGAAACATATAGCCAGCTGTATTTTGTTGTCACATTTGATATTGCAACCATTCATTTAGAACTCATCTTTCAATTAGCAACCATTCATTGACATAACTCATTCCAAATTGATAGCACAACTGATACATATATCTCATCAAACATATTGTCTTTCCAGAGCATAGCTAACACATAATATAGGACCTGATTACATCATATTGGCCACACATCACAATGTCTCACTTCTTCCCAAACAACACCACAAATAGCACAAACATACATGACACCACACATATTACAAAGACTTTTCTTTCCTTCTCTAACTTATGATTCCTGGCCTTCAAGCACATAATTTCTGCATTCTTCACAGCAACCACACCACGAGCATCATCTATCACTTTACTCTGTACTTCCACCTTATCCCGACTCTGTTCGACCTCCTTTCGCATCACTTCGTTCTCCCTCCTCAACGAATTCACCCTGTCCCGCAAATCATTCAAGAGCTCCCTGATGAAGCTTGACGTCGGCCCGTCGTACCATGCCCAGAAATCACACCCCCCTTGCTGCAAGAAAAAACCCCACTTCAAACCCTAAAAATGCAAACTCAACAAATCCAACTCGTAATACCAAAATCCCTCACTTACCCGAGCGTTTTGGCACTTGTAATACCGGCGCCCAGGGTTGTCCGTGCTCCACGAGATCCACCTCGCCGCCTTGGCTGGTGGACGGCATCGGCACATCACTGCGGGCTGATATTCTAGCGGACCAACCCGATAAGGCACGGGATATGCCTTCGACTCACGGGTAGACGACGAGCCGTCGCTCATCGAGCTCGACatctccgcgccgccgctcgccaccgctcTCCAagtcactgccgccgccgccgccgccccgctcggTTCCTGcttcgctagggtttcggggaATGGGGATAACCTAACCGCGTGCCAAACATTTCGCCCATTATATCCTAACTACCGCCCTGCTGACTCAGCGCTGAAGACCGTGGTCAAtgcgccacgtaggacaaaaccggacACAATACTGTCCTGGGACCAACACTGAcctggttttgatagttagGGGACCCCCGAtgtctggttttgcggtttgaggacgttttggtaactcgatgacaagtttagggaccttcggtgtactttttccaaaagggGGCCATGAAAAGGGGCAGGCTAGACCTGAACCCAATAACAAAATGTGCATGGGAGGAGTTTGGTGCAGCGCTTGCAGCTGCCATGCAGTGGCTGAGCCAGTATAGCACATGATTCGAGTGAGGAAGATTAATACGTTTTTTTATCAACTAAGgctctgtttagttcacaccaaattTCTCCCCCAActcctaactttccatcacatcacatcgcatccaaaactttcctacacacacatactcctaattttttttctaaactatcaactttcctcaaacttctccccaatttcaaaaactaaacacagcctaatttttttgtaaatattaataGGTGTCAATAGAGAAGACGGCAGAGGTGAAGTTCAGGACACGGTCACCCAACCTACTCGCGAGCTGGCTTCGCTGCTGCCTCGATGTTCTGACGGCTGACACGCGTACAACTGAGGCGCTccccttcctttttttcttgcAAATTCAAAATCTCCTTAAAATGTGTCTGCCTTCAGGTTGAACGTATAATTGACTGAATTCAAATCCTCTTCAAACTAAACACGACGTGTAACGGAAATGCAGAATCCGGATGTTAACGGGAAGCAGAGTCCGGTTGTTCATGGGCTAATACATGTGCATCTTGACTTCTGGAGCAAGAATATCTGAGCAGCCAGAAACACAATTTACTGACTATTAACAACCAGAATCACAAGACGTCTTCTTGATAGTTACTACTAACTACTTCatctgtttcacaatataagtcattctaacatctctcatattcatattgatgttaagaAATCTAGATATAAATATGGAagatgttagaatgacttacattgtgaaatggaggtagtagctagcaagaacaaacaacaaaaattaaaaaggcCGATAAAAAATAATCTACATCCGGAGAGGCTGCACCGTTGTAGCGGCATTACGtcgaacgccaccgccgccggccggtgcaagctagctagcctcAACTCAGTGAGCGCCGGACGGCTTCGCTATCCAcatccatcgccgccgcatTGTCCTTCAGATCACATCCCCGGAGGCCCGGAGTCAGGGGGAAAAGAATGAGGAACTCCGGCGTAGGGAATCCCGGCGTAAccgcaagcggcggcggtgcctgTGCCGGTGCCTGTGCCTGCTTCTGGTGGTGGAATCCCGGCGTCAGAGGGAACAGCGGGAGGCACACCGGCGACGGCGTAGGTTCCTCtttctccccgccgccgccaccgatgaTCGGGTCGTCCTCCTCCTTGCTCCACCCGGCCACCTTCGAGTtcttcgacgacgacgacgcctcctcctgctgccccggtgttggcggtggcggcgaacgATTGCCGCCGGCACCGCCCGCTGCTCCTCCCTCTAACGCCGCCATCGCGTTCGTTTCGATTGCTTCCTCTCCGGCGATGAATAAAGTGGAAGATGAACTAACCGAAAGTACTTACACATTACATTATCTCTACGACGTGGAAGGAGTTTTATATAGTTATCTTTGCGACGTAGGAGTTTGAGTCGAGTTAGAGAAAGTATAGTGTTTGAGATTAATTCGAGTCAGGTTTAAGATAGACTTTGACTTTGATTTTCACTTGGTTAAGTTTATTAGCTTCTGCAAATTAAATTGAATTTGATATTGCAAATTACAAACTGTTCGtagattttattttcaatttttgaatcttttagttttcaattttaaaaatcaactctctcaaattttatttgaaaattctAAACTTTTTGATCACTAGCTTGGCGAACAACATTTGTTTTGTCACGCCACCATTACTGGCATGGCAAGGATTTTTCCATGTCGGCTAGGTTGGTGTGGTAAAATAACACTAGCACAGTCACCATTGGTGGCAGGGGTGAAGCTAGGATAAATGGTCACCGGGGTCAGTATTAACCAGGGTTTATGTTTTTGATCAAAACTAACCAGAAATCATGTAATTTTGATGTTTTGCCGTGGGACGAAAAGTATATTCTGAGTGAAATTTCGAATGTTTTTTGAGACTTCACAGTAAAACTAGATCAAAActtattaaaatttggtaagaaaAATGTCATATCGCTACATTGGAATCCAACACTAAATCGGAAATATGTCATCTAGTTTGTAATTAATGATATAAGAATATACATAATACAGGacaaaattaatgacaatacaTTATGATAAAATGAAATGTCTACAAATCTATTAAAAACTATACATTATTAATTTGTAAAAGACATCAAATGCACCAAAGATCATCAAAACCACTAATTTCTTGCCTTCCGTTCTGCTAGAAATaagatgatactccctccgttttaggatataagatgttttgactttggtcaaaattaaaCTACTATAagtttgattaattttatagataaaagtagtaatatttttaacccaagataaatatattataaaaaattattcaattatagatttaatgaaactatggtgatgttgtaaatattactaattTTTTCTACATAATTAGTCAAACTTACAGTAGTATAAGATATCAAGATGCGCAATGCCGGTGCGGGACAAAGTGCTCGAAGGAATACGATGACGCAACAAGAGAAACTCGTGGAGTTGTGGGCTTCCAATGTTATTTTTGGATCCAAATCCCAATCGTATATGTATATTCGGCTAATGTATAAATTATAAGTGCTAGCTAATTTATTGTTTGTTAGTACCGTTCCTAGTCGCTATTTGGGTTTTGACGGAAGAATCAACAATATTACCGGGGTCTAGTTTTTCTCTTCACTCAACAATATTACCGGGGTCTAGTTTTTCTCTTCACTGGGGTCATGGATGGCAAAATAAAGAAGGGTACCAGAGGTTCGCAAAAGATCGTCAGGGTCAACTGACCCCTATGAACGAGTGTAGCTTCGCCCCTGATTGGTGGTGTGACACAGTAACAACGTTGTTTCGTTATGTCACCAAAACCAGCATGATTAAAATGTTTAgaattgaaaataaattttagaaaagtctatttctaaaatttataaaaaatcagGGTACAAATAATATATATTCTGGATTGTATTCACGTCCTTAATTAGAAACTTAAAATCCACGCCCCCACAAAATTAAGTCTATCAGCACATCCACATACAGAGCAGAGCTAACAGCAGCAGAACCAGAGTGGCGATGAGGATCGTTGCGGCAGATGACGGGAAGCTCCTCGTGGCCGCCGttgctgtcgtcgtcgccgtcaccgccgccgtcttcttcttCCGCTTGGTCGGGCATGGGAGGGGAGGATGCCGGAGGCGGATGCGAGCTCCGGGGTCTCTCATGGCCACCTTGCTCCTGACCAGCACCGAGTTGGTCACCCCCTGCACGTTGTTGTTCACGTAGATGTTgatgctgcagcagcagctgccgctcgccgccactgACATGGTCGCCCCCGTGCTCCGGTTGCTCCGCTCGGAGGAGCAATCGTCTGCAACACCCATCGCCGGCGAGGTAGGCCGGTCGGAACGGACGGAAGGTTGATTTCTGAAGCTGGAGAAAACAAGATCTGCAACCTGCAGGGATGCAGTGCAGCAGCAGTTTCAGTTATATTTGGCATAGTTAGTACGTTGCTGCATCACCAAGAAAAGCATAGCATATGCTACTACGAGCACAGCTGGGGAATCACACTTTGCCTCTGCGGTTGGGCTACTCCCCAGGCTCCAGCAATGGATGTCAAGAAAGAGCGGGTTAATTACATGTCGCTTTGCGCTTATCTTTGTATAGCGTCCTAACATGACATAGGCACATAGCAAATCAACGGTCATTTTTGTGTTCTATTGTTGAATAAGCTGCGCGATAGAAGGCCCATTTCAGTTGTCAATGATATTACTGGGCTGGACTGTGGATTTGGAGAAGGTCAGAAGGCTATAAGAAAACGCCAGCCCATTCTGCTCTTCTAGTCCTTTCTTTCCCCTTCACGACGTTAAGAACATTGTCgttttttattcaaactttgAAGCATCGCCAGTAAAATCTCGAAGCATCACacgaataaaaataaaaaagaacactTTGAAGCACCACCAGTAAAAGTTTGGAGCATCACCAGTAGATTAAGCTCATGCGAAGTGCAAACTAGGGTCGGCACAACATTAATATACTTTGGATCCACATCTGTAAATAAAACACGAGGCTATCGACTCAAATACTTAGTACTCACATGCTGCAGTCATACGGGCCGAACGGCTAGCTGATACTACCAGTAAACCGTGTTCAACGGAAGGTAGTACTAATGCGTTAGGATGAGGGCAAGCAAGttgaacttaattaatcacagtACTCTACATTTTCTCAATTCATCCGTGCACACATTTTATACTTGAATTCAAACAGAACCAAACACACAGCAGCAAACATTTGAACTAAAACCAAACCAAACGGTACATACATATGATTACGAACGTCGATACAGAGAACAGAAGTTTACATACGGAGAGTATATGAACAGCGTTGTTCGTGCATTGCCATTGCATCTAGCAGCAATGCACGAGCGGGAAAcacaaagtgaagaaattacGAGAAAATCAAAGCTCGATCACACCGAGATATATAGGCAGTCGTGTGCATGATGGATGGCATCGATCGATTGGCCGGTGTGTCGGGGTCAAATTCAGTTAGACcctggccgcggcggcgggcttgtggtggtggtcggcggggtagtcgccgccgtagccgccggcgccggcggcgtggttGCCGGAGAAGAGGCCGCCGTGGAGCATGGCGACGTAGAGCAGCTGCGTGAAGGCGAGGATGATGACGAAGGCCTCGAGCACGCGGAGGCGCCACCCGCGGTAGCCGCCGATGTGGATCTCCTTGCAGGCGAGGCCGAAGGCGAGCGCGGTGATGGCCCAGGCGATGAGCGCcgacgcggcgccggcggcgaggctgtgCGCGCCCCAGGAGCGGACGTggtggacgccggcgagcttggaggcggcgccgaccaCCCCCGCGAGGATGGCGAAGACGAGGAAGTAGAAGGtggcgccgttgccggcgaCCCCCGGGTGGTTGGTCTCGCCGTTGATGTAGTGGTTGAGATTCCAGCTCGCGAACCCGATCACGATCAAGTACATGATCAGATTCAGCACCAGCAGCGGCGCGATCATCGTCCTCCCTACTCCGGCCATCTCGTATCAAAATCACAAATCAACACAAATTAGCAACACAATTAGCACTggtttagctagctagctgagaGCTACTGTGATTAAGTGAGGAGAAAACGTGCTGGTTGGTGGAGGGATATATAGGCGGGGAGAGGGGTGACACGTGTGGGTGGATGGGGATGGCACGTGTCGGCGTGTGGCAAGGGGTAGGGGGGACACGTACGCGCGGGGCCACGCCACGGACGCCCGGCTTCTGGTGATTTCCGGAGAGGCGCGACGCGAGGGAGACGGGGGTAAAGAAAGCGTAAAAAAGTGCAgcgcgcgcggcgtcggcgtgtgCGGAGGTGGCGACGCGCGGGCGGGAGATCGAGGGGAGGAGAAGCAGATGGTTCCGGACTTTCGCCGCAAGCGCCTCGGCTCGGGGTCCCAGAGGCGGCGTACGTGGCGGGCGTggttagagcacccgcaatgataaagtaaggtgctatctataaaacatgtacatctcagcaatagattcgattaatagtaaaccaccttaatagtaTATCTACATTGGTATCTATAAATCTCTCAtgcattgtctcgtttttctctatagactatctctaagttagtagatagctttgctctctctcttcatttaataccttccaagtagaaaaatatgctgacatggatctcttgtagagagcttatagataaccattgtgggtgtcCTTAGCGGCTAATTTAGGCTAAAGTGTGCGTGGTTTTACTTACTCTGGCGGGTGTGGCAGCAGGAGGCAGGGTTAGCTGCTTGCTTTAGGTTTGATGATGATGGTGTTGCTGCCTCTTTTTTGTTCCTCCTTTCTTTGACGCCTAGTGCAAATGTGCTTCCCTGTTTTGGGTTTACGCTGATCCGGCCTACTCCGTACTTCTTATCGTCTGCCTAAGTAATGCAGCAATCTGGAGTCTGTACTCCCtgcatttcaaaatgtttaacaccattgactttttaagtacgtatttgaccattcattttattcaaaaattttgagtaattatttatttttttcatatcattttattcattattaaatatacttttatgtataatgtatacatatagttttacatatttcacaaatttttttaataagacgaacggttaaacatatgctaaaaagttaacggtgtcaaacattttgaaatagagggagtacatcgATCCTCAGAATCTTTCGAGCGCACATACGTGGATGCAGATTTAACCATGGTCGATACGCGCCACTAGGCCAGTCAGTACTCCCCCATTTGTGCATTGACGAATTTAAATTAAGACCTTCAACCATAAAATGCCTAATCCCTTGTTTGCTGGGTTTTAAATCTTACTCCTCTGTCAAAACAAACCAATTATAGATATGTATCTGGACAATATTTATGTCCAGATACATCCTTTAGGATTAGAATTTTTAGATGGATGGAATACACTATACTAGTACGAGCCAAGCATAATGAGATCTTCTATCCCCATGGGGCTGTCCTGTCAAACTGGCTATGTGATGTGCCTATCCTTCTAATCGGAGGCTGTTGCCTCtttgatattaaaaaaaaaaaccggtcAGAGGTTCGTTGCTCACAACCACACATGCGTGCAATTTGGGCAGTAGTGGGCTAGTGGCGTACGTAAGCTGCCAATTTGGGCCCGGCCTTTTCGCGGTGGCTCCTGCCGCCGTCCTGCGTCTTCTGCCAGAGTGCTGTACCATCTCGACATCCTTTTTTGAGAAATGACAACAATCTCGACATCTCGTAGTCTCTTAGGCGTGGGAACTGGCATGTGTACAACAAGGAGTACGTTGTGATTTTGGCCTCGATCAGTTGGCTGGTGATTACTGATGGCCGTTATGCGGTACGGAGTTACAAAGTTACAACACCAAAATTACGCTGTCATATTGTTTGTAGGGGTAGCAAACAAACACCTTGGCTAAAATGTTGTCCAACAAACTTCGCTGTCACATTGCCCAAGTTCGATGAATCGGTCACGTCCTCCTGCATATGAAATTGATCTACTTAATCTAGGTTGCGAGATAACTACTTTCCATAACAATGGATACCAGTTGATACTTTTccccattccataatataagacttgtttcataatatagagcatgtatgtatgcatgcCATTAACTAGGAAATTTTTTTcactaaaatattattatttaaatcttCTACCTTCGAGATATCTAATTTTAATGGGTGcatgcattttatttattaggaCAATCCAAATTATaaggtgataataattatttcttgattttttggttaaggtggttgtgtcttatattttcGAATGAAAGGAGTATCTAACATGTATCGGCtgatatacatataagttactaCTCCCACTGTTCATATTATAAGCCGTTTAACTTTTTTAGTCAAAATTCTttaggtttgatcaaatttataaaaaaatagtagcatcaacaacatcaaattagttttattaaatttaatattaaatatatattgattatatgtttattttgtatgaagatgttcctatattttttataaatttgattaaacttaaaaaagtttgacaaAAAAAGTCAAATATATAACTTATgatgtgaaatggaggaagtagctcTAATACCgatagtactctctccgtcccattttaagtgcagccatgagttttTATATCTAACTTTAATCGtcctttttatttgaaaaaaaataaaaacataagtcacgcataaagtaatacttatgttttatcatctcataacaacaaaaatactaattataaaaaaaatttaaataaaataaacagtTAAAATTAAGCACGGAAACTTATGGTTTCACTAAAATTGGAACGGAGGATGCAGTAGGGTGATAGGTATACCAACAAAAATCAAACGTTTTAccgttctgttttttttttactgaggaAAATATGAGAAGCGGATAACGAAAGCCTACGGCCTGTTACTACTGCCGTACTGCGACGGCCCACCTAGCAAACCCGCGCTTCACGACTGGCTCCACTCACCCCCGGCCTCCCCGTTCTCCGCGCCGAGGAATAACGGATAACAAACGCTTGGATTGTCGCCTACCGCGACGCCGCGAACCAATGGCCGCCTCCTCGctcctcccctccaccaccacctccccgcgccgccgcctccccttcccccccaCCCGCAAAccccactccgccgccgccgccgcagccaagCCCCCGACGACGCTGACCACCAagccactccgcctcgcgcgccCGCtcgcctcctcatcctcctccccgcctccgccgccgccgcccgaggagGCCGAGCCGAAGGACCCCATCGCGctcgccttcgcccgcgccgccgcctacaaGAAGGAGAGGGACAGCCCcccgccccctccgccgccgcctacccctgcgccgccgccgcagcccccgGCGGCTACGGAGGAGGACTCG
This window encodes:
- the LOC4338635 gene encoding membrane protein PM19L gives rise to the protein MAGVGRTMIAPLLVLNLIMYLIVIGFASWNLNHYINGETNHPGVAGNGATFYFLVFAILAGVVGAASKLAGVHHVRSWGAHSLAAGAASALIAWAITALAFGLACKEIHIGGYRGWRLRVLEAFVIILAFTQLLYVAMLHGGLFSGNHAAGAGGYGGDYPADHHHKPAAAARV